The following are encoded together in the Meriones unguiculatus strain TT.TT164.6M chromosome 16, Bangor_MerUng_6.1, whole genome shotgun sequence genome:
- the Prf1 gene encoding perforin-1: MATRLFLLALFLLLPQPVPAPCYTATRSECKKKHKFVPGAWLAGEGVDVTTLRRSGSFPVNTQRFLRPDRTCTLCKNALMQDAIQRLPLTIAHWRPHGSGCSRKVTTAKATSTEGVAREAASNINNDWRVGLEVNPKPSINMQVSMAGSHSNAANFAAEKAHKDKYNFNTDTVECHLYSFRLIQRPPLHPDFRKALRSLPPNFNTSTQPAYHRLISSYGTHFITALDLGGRVSVVTALRTCELSLNGLTANEVADCLNVEAQVSIGAHLSASNELKACEEKKKQHKMTTSFHQAYHERHIEVVGGPLDSTHDLLFGNQATPEQFSTWIGSLSSRPGLVDYSLEPLHMLLEELDPKREALRRAISHYVMSRARWRDCNRPCRPGQHKSARDSCQCVCHDSKVTNQDCCPRQRGLARLVVTNFKAKGLWGDYFTATDAYLKVFFGGQELRTNTIWNNNNPEWADKLDFGDVLLATGGPLRVQVWDADHGWDDDLLGSCDRSPNSGFHQVDCGLNHGSIKFFYHAKCLPHLTGTTCLQYAPQGLLGDPPGNRSGAVW, translated from the exons ATGGCCACGCGCCTGTTCCTCCTGGCCCTTTTCCTGCTGCTGCCACAACCTGTCCCTGCTCCCTGCTACACTGCCACTCGGTCAGAATGCAAGAAAAAGCACAAGTTCGTGCCAGGTGCGTGGCTGGCTGGGGAAGGCGTGGACGTGACCACCCTCCGCCGCTCCGGCTCCTTCCCAGTGAACACACAGAGGTTCCTGAGGCCTGACCGCACCTGCACCCTCTGTAAAAATGCCCTGATGCAAGATGCTATACAGCGCCTACCCCTGACAATCGCCCACTGGCGGCCTCACGGCTCAGGCTGCAGTCGTAAAGTGACCACAGCCAAGGCCACCTCCACAGAAGGCGTGGCCCGGGAGGCAGCTTCTAACATCAATAATGACTGGCGTGTGGGGCTGGAGGTGAACCCCAAGCCTTCGATAAACATGCAAGTGTCCATGGCTGGCTCCCACTCCAACGCAGCCAACTTTGCAGCCGAGAAGGCCCATAAGGACAAGTACAACTTCAATACTGACACAGTAGAGTGTCACCTGTACAG CTTTCGCCTGATACAAAGACCCCCGCTGCACCCCGATTTCAGAAAGGCACTCAGGAGCCTTCCCCCCAACTTTAACACCTCCACACAGCCTGCTTACCACAGgctcatctcctcctatggcACCCACTTTATTACGGCGTTGGACCTGGGGGGCCGCGTCTCAGTTGTCACGGCCCTGCGTACCTGTGAGCTGAGCCTGAATGGGCTCACAGCTAATGAGGTAGCGGACTGCCTGAATGTGGAGGCCCAGGTCAGCATCGGCGCCCACCTCAGTGCCTCAAATGAACTCAAAGCTTGCgaggagaagaagaagcagcacaAAATGACCACCTCTTTCCACCAGGCCTATCATGAGCGTCACATTGAGGTGGTTGGCGGCCCCCTTGACTCAACACATGACCTGCTGTTCGGGAACCAAGCTACACctgagcagttctcaacctggaTAGGCTCACTGTCCAGCAGGCCTGGTCTGGTGGACTACAGCCTGGAGCCCCTGCACATGCTGCTGGAAGAACTGGACCCGAAGCGCGAGGCACTGAGACGGGCTATCAGCCATTATGTGATGAGCAGGGCTCGCTGGCGAGACTGTAACCGGCCCTGCAGGCCAGGCCAGCATAAGAGTGCTCGTGACTCGTGCCAATGCGTATGCCACGATTCGAAGGTCACCAACCAGGACTGCTGTCCACGCCAGAGGGGCTTGGCCCGTCTGGTGGTGACCAATTTCAAGGCAAAGGGTCTGTGGGGAGACTACTTCACAGCCACTGATGCCTATCTGAAGGTCTTCTTTGGTGGCCAAGAGCTTAGGACCAATACAATATGGAATAATAACAACCCCGAGTGGGCCGACAAGCTGGACTTTGGGGACGTGCTCCTGGCGACAGGGGGACCCCTGAGGGTACAAGTCTGGGATGCCGATCACGGTTGGGATGATGACCTTCTTGGTTCTTGTGACAGGTCTCCCAACTCTGGTTTCCATCAGGTGGATTGTGGCCTGAACCACGGCAGTATAAAATTCTTCTACCATGCCAAGTGTTTGCCCCATCTCACGGGAACAACCTGCCTGCAGTATGCCCCCCAGGGGCTTCTAGGAGATCCTCCAGGAAACCGAAGTGGGGCTGTATGGTAA
- the LOC110555917 gene encoding DNA-directed RNA polymerases I, II, and III subunit RPABC2-like, with product MSDNEDNFDGDDFDDVEEDEGLNDLENVEEEGQENVEILPSGERPQANQKRITTPYMTKYERAQVLGTRALRIAMCAPVMVELEGETDPLLIAMKGLKARKIPIIIRCYLPDGSYEDWGVDELIITD from the coding sequence ATGTCAGACAACGAAGACAATTTTGATGGCGATGACTTCGATGACGTGGAGGAGGACGAAGGACTGAATGACTTGGAAAATGTGGAGGAGGAGGGTCAAGAGAATGTCGAGATTCTCCCATCTGGTGAGCGACCACAAGCCAACCAGAAGCGCATCACCACTCCCTACATGACCAAGTACGAACGAGCCCAAGTGCTGGGCACCCGGGCACTGAGGATTGCGATGTGTGCCCCAGTGATGGTAGAGCTGGAGGGGGAGACGGACCCTTTGCTCATTGCCATGAAGGGGCTCAAGGCCCGGAAGATCCCCATCATCATTCGCTGTTACCTGCCAGATGGAAGCTATGAAGACTGGGGCGTGGATGAGCTTATCATCACCGACTGA